One segment of Gouania willdenowi unplaced genomic scaffold, fGouWil2.1 scaffold_93_arrow_ctg1, whole genome shotgun sequence DNA contains the following:
- the LOC114461106 gene encoding uncharacterized protein LOC114461106: MLLLQLTLLFVLVLGVSANQSTDPVGGVTLTCTLWRYRYISCEEGILRWLDEERDELKQDDDEVYYSRQKKCVSDLMITHQINHSRRYTCQFVEYNEVKISADYTLVSTAPVDLTSDSTPNKIIIIINIAKICLLIILVVIVTTVQIKYRRRTGAAEDAQDQDCVPDEQDSRVIYDNVENHQGPAQHHGQKKRGGRGRRSDVFNSQRSSEEDSV, translated from the exons TCTCAGCAAATCAAAGCACTGATCcagtgggaggagtcacacTGACGTGCACTCTGTGGAGGTACAGATACATCAGTTGTGAAGAAGGCATCCTGAGATGGCTGGATGAGGAGAGAGATGAACTGAAgcaagatgatgatgaagtctATTATAGTAGACAgaagaaatgtgtttctgatcTGATGATAACACATCAGATTAACCACAGCAGAAGATACACCTGCCAGTTTGTTGAATACAATGAAGTGAAGATTTCTGCTGACTACACACTTGTGTCTACAG CTCCAGTTGATTTAACGTCTGATTCGACTCCAAAcaagatcatcatcatcatcaacattgCAAAGATTTGCCTGCTGATCATCCTGGTTGTTATTGTTACTACTGTTCAGATTAAATACAGGAGGAGGACTGGAGCAGCAGAAG atgCTCAAGATCAAGATTGTGTTCCT GATGAGCAGGACAGCAGAGTGATCTATGATAATGTAGAGAATCACCAAGGCCCTGCCCAGCACCACG gtcagaaaaaaagaggaggaagaggaagaagaagtgatgtcttcaacagtcaaagaagcagtgaagaagatagTGTGTGA